One part of the Solea solea chromosome 16, fSolSol10.1, whole genome shotgun sequence genome encodes these proteins:
- the kcnj19a gene encoding G protein-activated inward rectifier potassium channel 1, protein MAALRRKFGEDYQVVNTNRASTFSAPVKKKRQRFVDKNGRCNVQHGNLGGETSRYLSDLFTTLVDLKWRWNLLIFILTYTIAWLVMASMWWVIAYIRGDLNHGHDSSYTPCVANVYNFPSAFLFFIETEATIGYGYRYITEKCPEGIILFLFQSLLGSIVDAFLIGCMFIKMSQPKKRAETLMFSQDAVISQRDGKLCLMFRVGNLRNSHMVSAQIRCKLIKSRQTPEGEFLPLDQCELDVGFGTGADQLFLVSPLTICHEINPKSPFFDLSQRSLMNDEQFEIVVILEGIVETTGMTCQARTSYTEDEVLWGHRFLPVMSLEEGFFRVDYSQFHSTFEVPTPPYSVKEHEEKNSLPSPMSTPIPAITESHSARRGRVFSVDCINSSDERAGIGGRLPSKLQRMSSSGKEDLQRKVLLLSSQHSEKACSTGDLPLKLQRLSSSSPVPEAENRLQLKSLKVGFEPMTQSTGDLYQHSLQPTLSPAPVLAHRPQPSSGGRPEDNLPAKLRKMNADR, encoded by the exons ATGGCGGCACTTCGGAGAAAATTTGGCGAGGACTACCAGGTAGTCAACACAAACAGGGCGAGCACTTTCTCTGCTCCGGTCAAGAAGAAACGCCAGCGCTTTGTGGACAAGAACGGTCGCTGCAACGTGCAACACGGGAACCTCGGCGGAGAGACGAGCAGGTACTTGTCTGACCTCTTCACCACTTTGGTGGACTTGAAGTGGCGATGGAACCTGCTCATCTTCATCCTGACCTACACCATCGCCTGGCTCGTCATGGCATCGATGTGGTGGGTCATCGCCTACATCAGGGGAGACTTAAACCACGGCCACGACTCGTCCTACACCCCCTGCGTGGCCAATGTTTACAACTTCCCCTCAGCTTTTCTGTTCTTCATCGAGACTGAGGCCACCATCGGCTACGGCTACCGGTACATCACAGAGAAGTGCCCCGAGGGcatcatcctcttcctgttCCAGTCGCTGCTCGGCTCCATCGTGGACGCTTTTCTCATCGGCTGCATGTTCATCAAAATGTCTCAACCTAAGAAACGCGCAGAGACGCTCATGTTCAGTCAGGACGCGGTGATTTCTCAGCGAGACGGGAAACTGTGCCTCATGTTCCGCGTGGGGAACCTGAGAAACAGCCACATGGTGTCCGCGCAGATCAGGTGCAAACTCATCAAG TCTCGTCAGACACCCGAGGGCGAGTTCCTGCCTCTGGACCAGTGCGAGTTGGATGTGGGTTTTGGGACCGGCGCTGACCAGCTCTTTCTCGTGTCCCCTCTCACCATCTGCCATGAAATCAACCCCAAGAGCCCATTTTTTGACCTTTCCCAGCGCTCTCTTATGAACGACGAACAGTTTGAGATCGTGGTTATCCTTGAGGGCATCGTGGAGACGACTG GTATGACTTGTCAGGCACGGACATCATATACAGAGGATGAGGTTTTATGGGGCCATCGCTTCCTGCCAGTGATGTCCCTTGAGGAGGGATTTTTCAGGGTAGACTACTCTCAGTTCCACAGCACCTTTGAGGTACCAACACCACCATACAGCGTCAAGGAACATGAGGAAAAGAATTCTCTGCCCTCGCCAATGTCTACCCCCATTCCTGCAATCACTGAAAGCCACAGCGCCCGGCGTGGCCGGGTGTTTTCTGTAGATTGCATTAACAGTTCAGACGAAAGGGCAGGGATCGGAGGGCGACTGCCCAGCAAGCTGCAGAGGATGAGTTCTTCTGGGAAGGAGGACCTGCAGAGGAAGGTGCTTCTGCTCAGTTCTCAGCACTCTGAGAAGGCCTGCAGCACAGGAGACTTGCCCCTGAAGCTGCAGCGTCTCAGCTCCTCCTCACCGGTGCCCGAGGCGGAAAATCGGCTGCAACTCAAGTCCCTCAAGGTGGGCTTTGAACCCATGACCCAGTCTACCGGAGACCTGTACCAGCACAGCCTTCAACCCACACTGTCCCCCGCTCCAGTCCTCGCACACAGACCCCAGCCCTCCAGTGGAGGGAGGCCGGAGGACAACCTGCCAGCGAAGCTGCGGAAGATGAATGCTGACCGCTGA